DNA from Daucus carota subsp. sativus chromosome 1, DH1 v3.0, whole genome shotgun sequence:
TTTAAGTAAACGATAATAAATCACACAAATACGCAATCACAAAAGTAGCTACCATGAACCATCCTATGCAGCAACACATGCCTAAAGAAAAAAACAGATAActaatttgatttatatatgaattataataaaatggggaaaaatgaaaaattttacCGATGTAAAAAAACTTACTGCATTTACTGAAGAGGAATCATGGGATTTACTGTAATGCAATGCAACTTCAAGGCAGTAAAGAACCGGTCCGGCGGAGCAGGGAATCCGGGTCGGGTCGAATCTCTGGCTGGAATCGAGTAGCACTGATTGATATCCATTGACCGGGTCATCAGTGTTGCAAAATGCAAATCCCTCGACGTAATCAAACGAGTCACCACCATCTGGCAAACTCACCAGAAACTCGGCGTCTTGTGTGAACTCGCTGAACTCGGAGTAAACTAACCTTATCCATTTCACCtaatcacacaaataatttcaCTTTGTTAACGTGTCATTCATGcaataataatattacaatCAATCATGCTTATCCTAGATAATAGagtaacaaatttaaatttaaccaaaaattccttcatataaaatataccgCGCATCACGTATCTAAGGTAACATCGTAATAAACGAAACACGAAAATGCACGATACGAAACATACCATTTCGGGAGCTTGTTGCAGCAAAACTCGAGCTCGGGTGATGATACCGAATTGTCCGAGACCGCCTAGAACTGAATAAAAAAGTTCGGAGCTTTGGTTTTTTGAACAAATTACGATATCTCCGTTGCCATCAACCACCTCTAATTCCAAAACGTTCGATGTTTGCGGACCGTATCGAAACGCCTGGCCACTGATGCCCGCGTTCGATAACGTTCCGCCAACGCTCAGCCCTAAATAATCCGTCCACGACCTCGGCGCCAATCCGAACTCCGAAACGCACCGTTTCAGCACGTCCTCCCACAGCGCACCCCCGCTGACGTCAGCGACGTAATCGGCGGCGCCGCGGTGGCGGCGCATGACGGAGAACACGCAATTCTCCGTCGATCGCATGTCGACGACGAAGCCGCCGTCGGACATGGCCTGGCCGTTGATGGAGTGGCCGTTGCCTCTGGCGGCGACGGTGAGGTTCGCGGAATTTCCGGCGAATTTCACGGCTTTCGAGATGTCGTCGGCGCCGGAGGGGCGGATGACGGCGAGAGGCTTCGTGTGATGCAAGCCGCCGAAATCGGAGGAAGCGGCGGAGGTGGAGTGGCAGGTG
Protein-coding regions in this window:
- the LOC108205173 gene encoding cytokinin dehydrogenase 7; its protein translation is MIAYLEHFVQENEPETMADTDEARLVSAMDLHGTITCHSTSAASSDFGGLHHTKPLAVIRPSGADDISKAVKFAGNSANLTVAARGNGHSINGQAMSDGGFVVDMRSTENCVFSVMRRHRGAADYVADVSGGALWEDVLKRCVSEFGLAPRSWTDYLGLSVGGTLSNAGISGQAFRYGPQTSNVLELEVVDGNGDIVICSKNQSSELFYSVLGGLGQFGIITRARVLLQQAPEMVKWIRLVYSEFSEFTQDAEFLVSLPDGGDSFDYVEGFAFCNTDDPVNGYQSVLLDSSQRFDPTRIPCSAGPVLYCLEVALHYSKSHDSSSVNAVVNRLIGRLRFVEGLRFEMELSYMEFLLRVKRVEQEARCNGIWDSPHPWLNLFVSKMHIADFDRLVFKQILNHGVGGPMLVYPLLRSKWDSRTSVVLPEGEIFYLVALLRSALPYPKGPSVDEQVSQNREIMNCCVRNGIDFKLYFPHYNTEEGWKQHFGDQWPRFVERKARFDPMAILAPGQKIFRRNHHQS